A single region of the Alteriqipengyuania flavescens genome encodes:
- a CDS encoding glycine betaine ABC transporter substrate-binding protein, which produces MSGLAPALLGLGDKLAAHVVLSAAAIALGIAVALPLAVWASRSETVSRFALGFASLVQTVPALALLALFFPILLSLRAVFGDGLPTLGFLPALLALSLYALLPILRNAVTAQANLDPGVLQAADGVGMTRWQRLRLVEAPLAAPFVMAGIRTAAVWTIGAATLATTIGQPSLGDPIFAGLQTQNWVLVLAGCIASAALALVADALLGLVERGFAARNRTLWLGGMIAVLLGMAAAFASQVDWAGEDEDTIVIGAKQFSEQYILARLIGAQLEEAGYAVEYRDGLGSAVVHNALTSGQIDIAIDYTGTLWTNQLGREDNPGRDAMYEAITEWERETSGTLVLGRLGFENAYAFAMRADRAAALGIATLDDLARASPQLVVGGDPEFFERPEWIAVRDAYGFEFAGLRNFSPTFMYNALRSGEADAISAYTSDGRIAADRLVVLADPREALPNYDALLMVAPTRAQDARLLDALRPLIGAIDVEAMREANFAVDRGEDKRTPAEAAAMLAQRIGL; this is translated from the coding sequence GTGAGCGGCCTTGCCCCTGCCCTCCTCGGCCTCGGCGACAAGCTCGCCGCCCATGTCGTGCTGTCGGCGGCTGCCATCGCGCTCGGCATCGCGGTGGCCTTGCCGCTGGCGGTGTGGGCCAGCCGTTCGGAAACGGTCAGCCGCTTTGCGCTGGGTTTCGCCAGTCTCGTCCAGACCGTCCCCGCGCTCGCCCTTCTGGCGCTGTTCTTCCCGATCCTGCTGTCGCTGCGCGCCGTGTTCGGCGACGGGCTGCCGACCCTGGGCTTCCTGCCCGCGCTGCTCGCCCTTTCGCTTTATGCATTGCTGCCGATCCTGCGCAATGCGGTGACAGCGCAGGCCAATCTCGACCCCGGCGTGCTGCAGGCGGCGGACGGCGTCGGCATGACCCGTTGGCAGCGACTGCGGCTGGTCGAAGCGCCGCTCGCCGCGCCGTTCGTAATGGCAGGCATCCGCACGGCGGCGGTGTGGACCATCGGCGCGGCGACGTTGGCCACCACCATCGGCCAGCCGAGCCTGGGCGATCCCATCTTCGCCGGGCTGCAGACGCAGAACTGGGTGCTGGTGCTGGCGGGCTGCATCGCCAGCGCGGCGCTGGCGCTGGTGGCCGACGCGCTGCTCGGCCTCGTCGAGCGGGGCTTCGCCGCCCGCAATCGCACGCTGTGGCTGGGCGGGATGATCGCCGTGCTGCTGGGCATGGCCGCCGCCTTCGCCAGCCAGGTCGACTGGGCGGGCGAGGACGAGGACACGATCGTGATCGGCGCCAAGCAGTTCAGCGAGCAATATATCCTCGCCCGGCTGATCGGCGCGCAGCTGGAAGAGGCGGGATACGCCGTGGAATACCGCGACGGGCTCGGTTCCGCCGTGGTCCACAACGCGCTCACCAGCGGGCAGATCGACATCGCCATCGATTACACCGGCACGCTGTGGACCAACCAGCTGGGGCGCGAGGACAATCCGGGCCGCGATGCGATGTACGAGGCGATCACCGAGTGGGAGCGCGAGACGAGCGGCACGCTGGTGCTGGGTCGGCTAGGCTTCGAAAACGCCTACGCCTTCGCCATGCGTGCCGACCGGGCAGCGGCGCTGGGCATCGCCACGCTGGACGATCTTGCCCGCGCATCGCCGCAGCTGGTGGTCGGCGGCGATCCCGAATTCTTCGAGCGGCCCGAATGGATCGCGGTGCGCGATGCCTATGGCTTCGAATTCGCCGGGCTGCGCAATTTCTCGCCCACCTTCATGTACAACGCGCTGCGCTCGGGAGAGGCGGACGCGATCAGCGCCTACACGTCCGACGGGCGGATCGCCGCCGACCGGCTGGTGGTCCTGGCGGACCCGCGTGAGGCGCTGCCCAATTACGATGCGCTGCTGATGGTCGCCCCGACCCGGGCACAGGATGCGCGCCTGCTCGACGCGCTGCGCCCGCTCATCGGCGCAATCGACGTCGAAGCCATGCGCGAGGCCAATTTCGCGGTCGACCGGGGGGAGGACAAGCGCACCCCGGCCGAAGCGGCGGCGATGCTGGCGCAGCGGATCGGGCTCTAG